From one Pirellulales bacterium genomic stretch:
- a CDS encoding fused MFS/spermidine synthase, whose translation MPALPATPKSDIHVAELTSPEAKATAVSAARSSPVEGPVRRLPTIFHEQTKPLVTGGGPQWLGLMFALTILVSAFLLFQVQPLISKFILPWFGGSPAVWTTCMLFFQLTLFGGYAYAHILTRFFSPRKQGVVHLSLIALALALALPTIAPSVSWKPLDPSHPTGRILWLLAATVGMPYFLLSTTGPLVQAWFARAWPGRSPYRLYALSNAGSLAALVTFPFVFEPAFASDTQAGMWTAAFGLFAALCGACAVWILRLPQTEPGAAGAAALATHDTLTDVHRLTLVAQRPTVGRRMLWIALPACASLMLLATTNYVCQDVAVIPFLWVVPLSLYLLTFIICFDHPRWYRPMLMGVAALALLILSAGAADDLFDLFQIRMTFVHELALYFSTMFFACLVCHGQLVRLRPAPRFLTEFYLLISAGGALGGVFVTLIAPHIFRTHFEWTLALGASLIVAAAVLIEGILRWAGNAPPRNLGKWLAFAAVGIAALGSVHWLIETASGSSEAIYRARNFYGTVSVLESDRDNPDMHHRTFVSGTTRHGRQFMAPDKRRIPISYFAEHTGIGQTLKYFQNLPGARFGVVGMGVGVVATYAKPGQYVRFYEINEQVNDIAHHYFTFLSDCLCPYDVVLSDARLALERELAAGQPQHFDVLALDAFTGDAPPVHLLTDEAFAIYLKHLNPDGVIVVNITNRYINLAPVINAVAKKYGLGVTRVMTDYEPEKLLYRTDFMMLTRNQNFLAAVPPVLLAEYLQPDYDVPLFTDKFSNLFTILKK comes from the coding sequence ATGCCTGCGCTTCCTGCGACTCCTAAGAGTGACATCCATGTCGCCGAATTGACTTCACCCGAAGCAAAGGCCACCGCAGTTTCGGCTGCGAGGTCGTCGCCAGTGGAAGGGCCCGTTCGCCGGTTGCCTACCATCTTTCACGAGCAGACAAAACCGCTGGTCACCGGCGGCGGACCTCAATGGCTGGGTTTGATGTTTGCGCTGACCATTCTGGTTAGCGCCTTTTTGTTGTTTCAGGTGCAGCCGCTGATTAGTAAGTTCATTTTGCCCTGGTTCGGCGGCAGCCCCGCGGTTTGGACAACTTGCATGTTGTTTTTTCAATTGACGCTGTTCGGCGGGTACGCATACGCCCATATACTGACGCGATTTTTTTCCCCACGCAAGCAGGGCGTGGTGCATCTCTCGCTCATTGCACTGGCCCTGGCACTGGCACTGCCCACGATCGCGCCGTCGGTGAGTTGGAAACCGCTCGATCCCAGCCATCCCACAGGTCGCATTTTATGGCTTCTGGCGGCCACAGTCGGCATGCCCTATTTCTTGCTTTCGACCACGGGCCCCTTGGTGCAAGCCTGGTTTGCGCGGGCATGGCCGGGGCGCTCGCCTTACCGGCTGTACGCGCTGTCCAACGCCGGCTCGTTGGCGGCGCTGGTAACTTTTCCGTTCGTGTTCGAACCGGCCTTCGCCTCCGACACGCAGGCGGGAATGTGGACCGCGGCTTTCGGATTGTTTGCGGCGTTGTGCGGCGCATGCGCCGTGTGGATTTTACGGTTGCCGCAAACCGAACCGGGCGCGGCTGGCGCGGCAGCCCTTGCGACCCATGACACTCTGACCGACGTCCATCGCTTAACGCTTGTTGCACAACGGCCCACCGTCGGTCGGCGCATGCTGTGGATCGCGCTGCCTGCTTGCGCATCGCTGATGTTGTTGGCCACCACCAATTACGTGTGCCAAGACGTGGCCGTGATTCCGTTTTTATGGGTCGTGCCGCTATCGTTGTATTTGTTGACGTTCATCATTTGCTTCGATCATCCACGCTGGTATCGGCCCATGCTGATGGGCGTGGCGGCACTAGCGCTACTGATTTTATCTGCCGGCGCGGCGGACGATCTGTTCGATCTATTCCAAATTCGGATGACGTTTGTGCATGAGCTGGCGCTCTATTTCAGCACCATGTTTTTCGCCTGCCTGGTGTGTCACGGTCAGTTGGTCCGATTGCGCCCGGCGCCCCGCTTTTTAACAGAATTTTATTTGCTGATTTCGGCCGGCGGTGCCCTGGGAGGCGTGTTTGTAACCCTGATTGCGCCGCATATTTTCCGCACCCATTTCGAATGGACCTTAGCCCTCGGGGCCAGCCTGATCGTGGCCGCAGCGGTTTTGATTGAGGGCATCCTTCGCTGGGCCGGCAACGCGCCTCCGCGCAATCTCGGAAAGTGGCTGGCATTTGCGGCCGTCGGAATTGCGGCACTCGGAAGTGTCCATTGGTTAATCGAAACTGCCAGCGGCAGCTCCGAGGCCATTTACCGGGCCAGGAATTTCTACGGCACCGTTTCGGTCTTGGAAAGCGACCGTGACAATCCCGACATGCACCATCGCACGTTTGTTAGCGGCACGACTCGGCACGGACGACAGTTCATGGCGCCGGACAAGCGGCGCATTCCAATTTCCTATTTCGCGGAGCATACCGGCATCGGCCAAACCCTGAAGTACTTTCAAAATCTGCCCGGCGCTCGTTTCGGCGTTGTAGGCATGGGCGTGGGCGTGGTGGCCACGTATGCCAAGCCGGGGCAGTACGTTCGGTTTTACGAAATCAACGAGCAAGTGAACGACATCGCCCACCATTATTTTACGTTTTTAAGCGATTGCCTCTGTCCATACGACGTGGTGTTATCGGACGCCCGCTTGGCATTAGAGCGTGAACTGGCCGCCGGCCAGCCGCAACATTTCGACGTGTTGGCATTGGACGCCTTCACCGGCGATGCTCCTCCCGTGCATTTGCTCACCGACGAGGCTTTCGCCATCTATCTGAAACACCTCAATCCCGACGGCGTGATTGTCGTAAACATTACCAATCGGTACATCAACCTGGCGCCGGTCATCAACGCCGTCGCCAAAAAATACGGCCTGGGCGTGACGCGGGTCATGACCGACTACGAGCCGGAAAAGCTGCTCTACCGCACCGATTTTATGATGCTCACCCGCAACCAAAATTTCTTGGCGGCCGTGCCGCCCGTGCTGTTGGCAGAATATCTCCAGCCCGACTACGATGTGCCTCTGTTCACCGACAAGTTCAGCAACTTATTTACCATTTTGAAAAAATAG
- a CDS encoding DUF1559 domain-containing protein — protein MTTPCPIYFQSPATFKCPLDACDGRRAFTLIELLAVIAIIGLLMALALPAVQSAREASRRSECANNLRQLGIAAHHYHAARGSLPSGFDSKADPGDPANAWTFYRWSALAHLAPYLEEKNAASLLNLEAPLYAPNADGVFVANATNIQGIAQVISLFLCPSDHGQVVSPGFAPTNYAVCGGTGLNGGTPLNTDGPFFVNSHIKFAQITDGASKTALMSESTLGVLGNSNVTKGNPRTDYKFVLSAPLTDNACAAATQWNFTDPRGFAWVSGEFRCAMYNHYYPPNHVLPDCMGALRGGGPQYEFTPFGWRTARSLHQGGVNLLLADGSTHFVSDTISTALWKALASRAGGEPTGLP, from the coding sequence ATGACCACCCCCTGCCCTATCTATTTTCAATCGCCAGCGACTTTCAAATGTCCGCTTGATGCCTGCGATGGGCGTCGGGCATTCACGCTAATCGAGTTGCTGGCCGTGATTGCCATAATTGGATTGCTGATGGCGCTCGCCTTGCCGGCGGTGCAAAGCGCTCGCGAAGCATCCCGGCGTTCCGAATGCGCCAATAATTTGCGGCAGTTGGGAATTGCGGCGCATCACTATCATGCGGCACGCGGCAGCTTGCCCAGTGGCTTCGATTCCAAGGCCGATCCCGGCGATCCGGCCAACGCCTGGACGTTTTATCGCTGGTCGGCGCTGGCGCATTTGGCCCCCTACCTCGAAGAGAAAAACGCCGCCAGCCTGTTGAATTTAGAGGCGCCGCTGTACGCGCCAAATGCCGACGGAGTGTTTGTCGCCAATGCCACGAACATCCAGGGCATCGCGCAAGTGATTTCACTGTTCCTGTGTCCCAGCGATCACGGCCAAGTGGTTTCGCCAGGCTTTGCTCCCACGAATTATGCCGTGTGCGGAGGAACCGGCCTGAACGGAGGCACCCCGTTGAACACGGATGGGCCGTTTTTTGTCAACTCGCACATTAAGTTCGCACAAATCACTGATGGCGCCAGCAAAACGGCATTGATGTCGGAAAGCACGCTGGGCGTGCTCGGCAACTCGAACGTCACGAAAGGCAACCCGCGCACAGATTATAAATTTGTTCTCAGCGCGCCTCTGACCGATAACGCTTGTGCCGCCGCGACGCAATGGAATTTCACCGATCCGCGCGGCTTCGCCTGGGTTAGCGGGGAATTTCGCTGTGCCATGTACAACCACTATTACCCGCCAAACCACGTCCTGCCTGACTGCATGGGCGCACTGCGAGGCGGCGGCCCCCAGTACGAGTTTACCCCGTTCGGTTGGCGCACCGCCCGCAGCTTGCACCAGGGTGGCGTAAACTTATTGTTAGCGGACGGCTCTACACACTTTGTGTCGGATACGATCAGCACGGCTTTATGGAAGGCCCTGGCCAGCCGCGCTGGCGGCGAGCCGACGGGTTTGCCGTAA
- a CDS encoding arabinan endo-1,5-alpha-L-arabinosidase, whose amino-acid sequence MKFRWQLFAVGAVGFMTAYAAVVMFAQNPSDSNPSASKPAVSNPAAPSTDEQQEMLRRDGNRGIRVHDPSTIVKCKDEFWVFATGTNTPSFHSKDLEHWIRGPRANANPPAWVKQAIPRNRGNDFWAPDIIHVGDKYLLFFAASSFGKNTSAIGVATNPTLDPSDPAYHWTDGGIVVQSKETDDFNALDPAAFLDQDGKLWLSFGSFWSGIKLIELDPATGLRISPDSPMVSLAHWDSIEAPYIYFHDGRYYLFVNQGLCCRGVNSTYRICIGRADKVTGPYLDKDGKDMLLTGGTILLDRDGPFIGPGHAGIIEDQGKYWFSCHFYDGTDRGVSKLSVRPLTWGADGWPVVGKLDEAQ is encoded by the coding sequence ATGAAATTCCGGTGGCAATTGTTTGCCGTGGGTGCGGTTGGATTTATGACGGCCTATGCCGCGGTGGTCATGTTTGCGCAAAATCCGTCGGATTCGAATCCATCGGCTTCGAAACCGGCAGTTTCGAATCCGGCGGCGCCTTCCACGGATGAACAGCAAGAAATGTTGCGGCGCGATGGGAACCGCGGCATTCGGGTTCATGATCCATCCACCATCGTCAAATGCAAAGATGAATTTTGGGTCTTTGCCACGGGAACCAACACGCCGTCGTTTCATTCCAAGGATTTAGAACATTGGATCCGTGGTCCGCGAGCCAACGCCAATCCTCCGGCTTGGGTCAAGCAAGCGATTCCGCGCAACCGCGGCAACGATTTTTGGGCGCCCGACATCATTCACGTGGGCGATAAGTACCTGCTGTTCTTTGCCGCGTCGAGTTTTGGAAAAAACACTTCGGCGATCGGCGTGGCCACGAATCCAACGCTTGATCCTTCGGATCCCGCTTACCATTGGACCGACGGTGGCATCGTCGTGCAATCGAAAGAAACCGACGATTTTAATGCCCTTGATCCGGCCGCCTTTTTGGATCAAGACGGGAAGCTGTGGCTGTCATTTGGTTCTTTTTGGAGCGGCATCAAGCTCATCGAGTTGGACCCCGCCACCGGCTTGCGCATTTCGCCCGACTCGCCGATGGTTTCGTTGGCGCACTGGGATTCCATCGAGGCGCCGTACATTTATTTTCACGACGGCCGCTATTACCTGTTTGTGAACCAGGGACTGTGTTGCCGCGGAGTCAACAGCACGTATCGCATTTGCATCGGCCGGGCCGATAAAGTTACCGGGCCGTACCTCGACAAAGACGGGAAAGACATGTTGCTTACCGGTGGCACGATTCTGCTCGATCGTGACGGACCGTTCATTGGTCCCGGTCACGCGGGAATCATCGAAGATCAGGGCAAATATTGGTTCAGTTGCCACTTTTACGACGGCACCGATCGCGGCGTCAGCAAGTTGAGCGTCCGCCCACTTACTTGGGGCGCCGACGGTTGGCCAGTGGTGGGCAAGCTGGACGAGGCACAGTAA
- a CDS encoding dockerin type I domain-containing protein: MNKISVRLACVTNLALITLLWNTMTSASRADSFDLLVSNYFGSSVQQIGDSGSNFTTLVPSGSGGLNLTTGVTIGPDGNVYVSSNTVNDENPNGVGQVLQYSPNGTFLSAFATLPDDYSPAVGGYIPAAPAHLQFYNGSLYVADNNGDSVEQFAVTKNPTTGALTAAASPTDAASGLYGAGSFTIAPNGDLYASSFAGPLYGDPAGSPPYVPAVVKVSNGVQTNFAYPATDESGNTASPVSPLDPAGLLFVHNTLLVVDLEGNNILKYDANGNYKGVFATIPGPADVPNNFPSDLVLSPDGKSIYVAVLGDGNPMNPMDPNPTPDGKVLQYSFTIDSDGLVQASGDPTTIASGFAASSVAIGVRRGDLNLDGLVDAADVQALTRALANLSDFESLKQLTDQQLDTIADVNGDGKITNADLQALLVLLQNQGGSSTASVPEPNAVALAGLALAALGFHTRRRRSLK; the protein is encoded by the coding sequence ATGAACAAGATAAGTGTGCGGTTGGCATGCGTTACGAATTTGGCACTCATCACATTGTTGTGGAACACGATGACTTCCGCGTCGCGGGCCGACTCGTTTGATTTATTGGTCAGCAATTATTTCGGCAGCAGCGTGCAGCAAATTGGGGACTCGGGGTCGAATTTCACCACCCTTGTTCCTTCCGGAAGCGGCGGCCTGAACCTAACGACGGGAGTCACCATAGGCCCGGACGGCAATGTTTATGTCAGCAGCAACACAGTTAACGACGAGAATCCCAATGGCGTCGGCCAGGTGCTCCAATACAGCCCCAATGGCACTTTCTTGAGTGCGTTTGCCACGCTGCCCGATGATTACAGCCCAGCCGTTGGAGGGTACATTCCCGCGGCGCCCGCGCACCTGCAATTTTACAACGGCTCCTTGTACGTGGCAGATAACAACGGCGACAGCGTGGAACAGTTTGCCGTAACCAAAAATCCCACCACGGGAGCGCTCACGGCAGCCGCTTCTCCCACGGATGCCGCTTCTGGTTTGTATGGCGCTGGCTCGTTTACCATTGCTCCCAATGGCGACCTCTATGCCAGCAGTTTTGCCGGCCCGCTCTACGGCGATCCAGCAGGTTCTCCGCCTTATGTGCCCGCCGTGGTAAAGGTTAGCAATGGCGTGCAAACCAATTTTGCTTACCCGGCAACCGACGAGTCAGGCAACACGGCAAGCCCTGTATCTCCGTTAGATCCAGCGGGTTTGCTGTTCGTCCACAATACGTTGCTGGTGGTCGACCTGGAAGGGAATAACATTTTGAAGTACGACGCCAACGGGAATTACAAAGGCGTGTTCGCCACCATTCCCGGTCCGGCGGACGTGCCTAATAATTTTCCCTCCGACTTGGTCTTGAGTCCGGACGGCAAAAGCATTTACGTGGCCGTGCTGGGCGATGGCAACCCGATGAATCCGATGGATCCCAATCCAACGCCGGACGGCAAAGTGCTTCAATACAGCTTCACCATCGACTCCGATGGTCTCGTGCAGGCAAGCGGCGATCCCACGACCATTGCCTCGGGATTTGCCGCCTCGTCGGTCGCAATTGGCGTGCGGCGGGGGGATTTGAATTTAGATGGCTTGGTCGATGCCGCCGACGTCCAAGCATTGACTAGGGCCTTGGCCAATTTGAGTGATTTCGAATCGCTGAAGCAATTAACCGACCAACAATTGGATACCATCGCCGACGTCAACGGCGATGGGAAGATTACCAACGCAGATTTGCAGGCGCTATTGGTTTTGCTGCAGAACCAAGGGGGCTCGTCGACCGCGAGCGTTCCCGAACCCAACGCTGTTGCGCTGGCCGGCCTGGCGCTGGCGGCACTCGGTTTCCACACCCGTCGTCGGCGATCGCTGAAATGA
- a CDS encoding NUDIX domain-containing protein, whose amino-acid sequence MIESAGLLVYRRLGERLEVLLVHPSGNYNRRAPWSIPKGLPDAGETLAAAAVRETLEETGVDVGQSETAAARVENTSSAQNLAPLGHIDYTRSRKRVHAFAIAAPVNATPRAASWEVDRAEFFPLDEAVRLIHPDQRLFLDRLEKLLAGGEMA is encoded by the coding sequence ATGATTGAATCGGCAGGATTGCTTGTTTATCGCCGGCTGGGTGAACGGTTGGAAGTGCTGCTGGTGCACCCGTCGGGCAATTACAATCGGCGGGCGCCGTGGAGCATTCCCAAAGGATTGCCCGACGCAGGCGAAACCTTGGCGGCGGCAGCGGTGCGGGAAACGCTGGAAGAAACCGGCGTGGACGTGGGCCAATCGGAAACGGCGGCGGCCAGGGTTGAGAATACTTCGTCGGCACAAAATTTAGCACCGCTGGGGCACATCGATTACACTCGCAGCCGCAAACGGGTTCACGCCTTTGCCATTGCAGCGCCGGTCAATGCCACGCCGCGTGCGGCCAGTTGGGAGGTCGATCGGGCCGAGTTTTTCCCGCTCGACGAAGCAGTGCGGTTAATCCATCCCGATCAGCGGCTTTTTTTGGACCGGCTGGAAAAACTGCTGGCGGGCGGCGAAATGGCGTGA
- a CDS encoding diphosphate--fructose-6-phosphate 1-phosphotransferase — MAKPRNMVVAQSGGPSAVINNSLRGIIETARQLSEIGTVYGARHGIEGVLKEELLDLTAQDAEEVSLLRFTPAAGSIGTCRYKLKPAQTEDFNRTIDVLKAHDVGYFLYIGGNDSMDTAHKIAALARERGLDLIAVGVPKTIDNDVGDSEFKLVDHTPGYGSTAKYWMHMVQNANEENAGSSPADPVLVMQAMGRKIGYIPAAARLADPAREMPLQIYLAESPSTLAQLADNVNDELKQSGRCLVVISEGFDVGDIGAVKDSFGHTSFSASQLTVAQIVVNHLNKVGLAAKGAARGNVPGTDQRHAMAYASTVDLEEAYRSGQMAALLAARGEGGFMATILREPGPIYSARYDKVPLEKVAAADRTFPKHWITKNGCDVTDDFVRYCRPLVGDDLVTLPMLDGRQRLTKFKPIYAAQKLPKYIPQAERKKSLIYDSSADAK, encoded by the coding sequence ATGGCAAAACCTCGCAACATGGTCGTGGCCCAAAGCGGCGGGCCCAGCGCCGTTATCAATAACAGCCTGCGCGGCATCATCGAAACCGCACGGCAACTGTCGGAAATTGGCACGGTCTACGGAGCACGCCACGGCATCGAAGGGGTGCTTAAGGAAGAACTGCTTGATCTAACCGCGCAAGATGCCGAAGAGGTTTCGCTCCTGCGTTTCACTCCGGCGGCCGGCTCCATTGGCACGTGCCGCTACAAGCTGAAGCCGGCACAGACCGAAGATTTCAACCGCACCATCGACGTGCTGAAAGCTCACGACGTCGGCTATTTTTTGTACATCGGCGGCAACGATTCGATGGACACCGCCCACAAAATTGCCGCCCTCGCCCGGGAGCGTGGGCTGGATTTAATTGCCGTCGGCGTGCCGAAGACCATCGACAATGACGTGGGCGACAGCGAGTTCAAACTCGTCGATCACACGCCCGGCTACGGCAGCACCGCCAAATACTGGATGCACATGGTGCAAAACGCCAACGAAGAAAACGCCGGCAGCTCGCCGGCCGATCCGGTGCTGGTGATGCAAGCCATGGGGCGCAAAATCGGTTACATTCCGGCCGCCGCCCGGTTGGCTGATCCGGCCCGCGAAATGCCGCTGCAAATTTACCTGGCCGAAAGTCCCTCAACGCTGGCACAACTGGCCGACAACGTGAACGATGAACTGAAACAGTCCGGCCGCTGCCTCGTCGTCATCAGCGAAGGGTTCGACGTCGGCGACATCGGCGCGGTGAAAGATTCGTTTGGCCACACTTCCTTCAGCGCCAGCCAGCTTACCGTAGCGCAAATCGTGGTCAATCACTTGAACAAAGTCGGGCTGGCTGCCAAAGGAGCGGCCCGCGGTAATGTGCCCGGCACCGATCAGCGCCACGCCATGGCCTACGCTTCCACGGTCGATCTGGAAGAAGCCTACCGCAGCGGTCAAATGGCCGCGCTGCTGGCCGCCCGTGGCGAAGGCGGCTTCATGGCCACGATTTTGCGTGAGCCTGGACCGATTTACTCGGCGCGATACGACAAAGTGCCGCTGGAAAAAGTGGCTGCCGCTGACCGCACGTTCCCCAAGCACTGGATCACCAAAAACGGCTGCGACGTAACCGACGATTTTGTCCGCTACTGCCGTCCGCTGGTCGGCGACGATCTGGTCACGCTCCCCATGCTCGACGGCCGCCAACGCCTGACAAAATTCAAGCCGATTTACGCCGCACAAAAGCTGCCAAAATATATTCCCCAAGCCGAACGCAAAAAGTCGCTGATTTACGATTCATCTGCCGACGCGAAATGA
- a CDS encoding serine/threonine-protein kinase: MSQAHTTGETAPLGAGSGAAGSGVDKAGFDLDLSGRQLGDYRLLRRLGRGAMADVYLAEQGSLRRQVAFKALKRELANDHTYVRRFHMEAQAAASLVQANIVQIYEVGCIDGWHYIAQEYVEGQNLSQYISRNGAPPVKLAVALMRQVAAALCKAAERGIVHRDIKPENIMLARSGEVKVADFGLARIGTGDEETLKLTQVGITMGTPLYMSPEQVEGRQLDPRSDVYSLGVTCYHLLSGQPPFRGDTALSVAIQHVRTQPERLENLRPDLPPALCRIIHKMLAKDPTERQQGPRELLQELRALQFEGVDMQWPAELDELSGVESIALAQGGWAATQRLQTVMHTQAMLQIHNRRWLWYAAASSLAALFIGAGSAWALHGSFLLDVPASELPKLELMATPEQQFLYAQSQGTETAWQSVITNFHDRLYVPMAEEELALKYLDTFDKQDRAKALQLFERLAKDYPDDDTQWRADGLAGQAIVLSLDNDYKGSLQKISDLDKFLPADRNSPRARQYFNPRILAMLRSIITRDNKALGDDATKATKEFQQKLDTLTEEPSS; this comes from the coding sequence ATGAGCCAGGCACATACCACCGGTGAAACGGCTCCCCTTGGCGCCGGTAGCGGCGCTGCCGGCAGCGGTGTTGACAAAGCCGGCTTCGATCTCGATCTTTCCGGCCGCCAGTTGGGTGATTATCGCCTGCTGCGCCGCCTGGGGCGCGGGGCAATGGCTGACGTTTACTTAGCCGAACAAGGTTCGCTTCGCCGGCAAGTGGCTTTCAAAGCGCTCAAGCGCGAGCTGGCTAACGACCACACCTATGTCCGCCGCTTCCACATGGAAGCCCAGGCGGCGGCTTCGCTGGTGCAAGCCAACATCGTGCAAATTTACGAAGTCGGCTGCATCGATGGTTGGCACTACATTGCCCAAGAATATGTCGAAGGTCAAAACCTGTCGCAATACATAAGCCGCAACGGCGCACCGCCGGTGAAACTGGCCGTGGCGTTAATGCGGCAGGTGGCCGCCGCCTTGTGCAAAGCCGCCGAACGCGGCATCGTCCATCGCGACATCAAACCGGAAAACATTATGCTGGCCCGCAGCGGCGAGGTGAAAGTCGCCGATTTCGGCCTGGCCCGCATCGGTACCGGCGATGAAGAGACGCTGAAGCTGACGCAAGTGGGCATCACCATGGGCACGCCGCTGTACATGAGCCCGGAGCAAGTCGAAGGCCGCCAACTTGATCCACGCAGCGATGTCTACAGCTTAGGCGTGACTTGTTACCACTTGCTGAGCGGACAACCGCCGTTTCGCGGCGACACCGCGCTGAGCGTGGCCATACAGCACGTGCGCACCCAGCCGGAACGGCTGGAGAATTTGCGGCCCGATTTGCCGCCGGCCTTATGCCGCATCATCCATAAAATGTTGGCCAAAGATCCCACCGAGCGCCAACAGGGTCCCCGCGAATTGTTGCAGGAATTGCGTGCGTTGCAATTCGAAGGCGTCGACATGCAGTGGCCCGCCGAATTGGACGAACTAAGCGGCGTGGAATCCATCGCCTTGGCCCAAGGAGGTTGGGCCGCCACGCAGCGGTTGCAAACAGTCATGCACACCCAGGCCATGCTTCAAATCCATAATCGCCGTTGGCTCTGGTACGCCGCGGCCAGCTCGCTGGCGGCGTTGTTCATTGGCGCCGGATCGGCGTGGGCACTGCACGGTTCGTTCCTGCTTGACGTGCCGGCCTCCGAATTACCCAAACTGGAGCTGATGGCCACCCCGGAGCAGCAGTTTTTATACGCACAAAGCCAGGGGACCGAAACCGCCTGGCAAAGCGTCATTACGAATTTCCACGATCGGCTGTACGTACCGATGGCCGAAGAAGAACTGGCCTTAAAGTATCTCGATACGTTTGACAAACAGGACCGCGCGAAAGCACTGCAACTGTTCGAACGCCTGGCGAAAGATTATCCCGATGACGATACCCAATGGCGCGCCGACGGCCTGGCCGGTCAAGCCATCGTCCTTTCGCTCGACAACGATTATAAAGGCAGCCTCCAAAAGATTTCGGACTTGGATAAATTCCTGCCGGCCGATCGGAATTCGCCCCGCGCCAGGCAGTATTTCAATCCGCGAATTCTGGCGATGCTCCGCAGCATCATCACGCGTGACAATAAAGCGTTGGGCGATGATGCCACGAAGGCCACCAAGGAATTCCAGCAAAAGCTCGACACATTGACCGAAGAACCCAGCAGCTAA